Proteins encoded within one genomic window of Gadus macrocephalus chromosome 18, ASM3116895v1:
- the pigp gene encoding phosphatidylinositol N-acetylglucosaminyltransferase subunit P isoform X1 → MAFALSVWLAVQEEFLGYEDEPVKPYASPVHPAVLPIQPDAPSRTLLDELDDQSLFESFHLTRPCISFLLDLLERQIDRVRQPEHTAEGMILLALNFYAMGTVSADLLVKTGVRSLDSSGVIALVSKHLSDMADQLIALPETRKDQGDLAAVNKRSCGIPRVLGVLGTAHFRTQDHSEVFRSPLFLNTHGYTSVVCQVVCDLAGYLLNVERCQIGSKPNHELWMSSSIKLKDSIAPEFWLVVGRGYEQSPNLLPAFSKPVNQHQASFNAAQGRARAVLSCTLGRLKQRFRVLQLLGSVDERLDGKQRVIEACCVLHNLANQFSVPAASGTARDLQHPAKTSWFPQERIGVNRSRLLLDRLQLLADFSPPPGGHAAMATESEEEDPSTTH, encoded by the exons ATGGCTTTTGCGTTATCGGTGTGGCTCGCTGTCCAGGAAGAGTTCCTTGGATACGAAGATGAGCCCGTTAAACCATACGCGTCTCCCGTTCATCCAGCCGTGCTACCTATACAACCAGACGCGCCGTCGAGGACTTTATTAGACGAACTGGATGACCAGAGCTTGTTTGAAAGCTTCCACCTTACCAGACCATgcatctccttcctcctggaccTCCTCGAACGGCAGATAGACCGTGTCAGACAACCGGAGCACACAGCGGAAGGCATGATCCTGCTCGCCCTGAACTTCTACGCCATGGGAACTGTGTCGGCTGATCTCCTGGTCAAAACCGGGGTTCGTAGTTTAGATTCGTCTGGTGTGATCGCGCTAGTCTCCAAGCATCTTTCAGACATGGCGGACCAGTTGATCGCATTACCGGAGACCCGCAAGGACCAGGGGGATCTCGCCGCGGTCAACAAGCGATCCTGCGGGATCCCCCGGGTACTGGGAGTTCTCGGCACCGCCCACTTCAGGACCCAGGACCATAGCGAGGTGTTCCGGTCCCCGCTTTTCCTCAACACGCACGGCTACACGTCGGTGGTTTGCCAGGTGGTGTGCGACCTGGCCGGTTACCTACTGAACGTGGAGCGGTGTCAGATTGGGAGCAAACCAAACCACGAGCTGTGGATGTCCTCCTCGATCAAACTCAAGGACTCCATAGCCCCGGAGTTCTGGCTCGTCG tcGGGCGGGGCTACGAGCAGAGCCCCAACCTCCTCCCGGCGTTCTCCAAGCCAGTGAACCAGCACCAGGCGAGCTTCAACGCGGCCCAGGGGCGTGCGCGGGCCGTGCTCTCGTGCACGCTGGGCCGTCTGAAGCAGAGGTTCCgggtgctgcagctgctgggcTCCGTGGACGAGCGGCTGGACGGCAAGCAGCGGGTCATCGAGGCGTGCTGCGTCCTCCACAACCTCGCCAACCAGTTCTCCGTCCCCGCGGCCTCGGGCACCGCCAGGGACCTCCAGCACCCGGCCAAGACCAGCTGGTTTCCCCAGGAGCGGATCGGGGTCAACCGGTCGCGGCTGCTGCTGGACCGGCTGCAGCTGCTGGCGGACTTCTCGCCGCCGCCCGGGGGACACGCTGCCATGGCGacggagagtgaggaggaggaccctAGTACTACACACTAG